Proteins found in one Salvia splendens isolate huo1 chromosome 10, SspV2, whole genome shotgun sequence genomic segment:
- the LOC121750440 gene encoding uncharacterized protein LOC121750440 isoform X2, with protein MAMTDPSPTLTPAKRVECEVVTHPDEPPKRLHQSLSEDVGSDSDIDALFESGVTRVVEVEEEESDGEVPDDLKNSEDYKKYLQLITESDGYDCGSFDFPYFDYIIAPATQTHIDRNSVYVSPALDDYNKLHEAGV; from the exons ATGGCGATGACAGATCCCTCTCCTACTCTTACTCCGGCAAAGAGAGTCGAATGCGAGGTGGTGACACATCCCGACGAGCCGCCTAAGAGACTGCACCAATCACTTTCAGAGGATGTTGGATCGGATTCGGATATCGAT GCACTATTCGAAAGCGGAGTAACAAGAGTAGTAGAGGTAGAAGAAGAGGAAAGTGATGGGGAGGTGCCGGATGATCTTAAAAATAGTGAAGATTACAAGAAATACTTACAACTCATAACCGAGAGTGAC GGCTATGATTGTGGCTCCTTCGATTTCCCTTATTTTGACTATATTATAGCTCCAGCAACTCAGACGCATATAGATAGAAATAGTGTTTATGTGTCACCTGCCCTCGACGACTACAACAAACTACAT GAAGCTGGTGTTTGA
- the LOC121752663 gene encoding cathepsin L-like proteinase: MDIDQPDAHSHVGILPDKLPTSLAWHLHSNIMSPVVDQGDTLICWALATLSGIEAWSHLKYGESSKLSVQELLNCKEPKMYGREDVDIHKFYTGSILDAFNWIESKGIQLQKDYEWEGVLGECKPKQMKWNGIDLDGHKTVSIDEESMLIALNKGPVVGAVLFDRSIDECGKETRRRIGGFGGIARYSSAPQGYDRDARLAQQHRRFLRSARIEGAARRCGGGAAP; encoded by the exons ATGGATATAGATCAACCAGATGCACACTCACATGTG GGTATATTGCCGGATAAGTTGCCAACATCATTGGCATGGCATCTACATAGTAATATCATGTCGCCCGTGGTTGATCAGGGAGATACGC TTATCTGTTGGGCATTGGCGACTTTAAGTGGGATCGAGGCATGGAGTCACCTTAAATACGGTGAGAGTTCCAAATTATCAGTGCAAGAGCTTTTAAACTGCAAAGAGCCGAAGATGTATGGTCGCGAAGATGTGGATATACATAAGTTTTACACAGGTTCAATTTTAGACGCATTCAATTGGATTGAAAGTAAAGGAATCCAGTTACAAAAAGACTACGAGTGGGAGGGAGTACTTGGTGAATGTAAACCAAAGCAAATG AAATGGAATGGAATCGATCTAGATGGCCACAAAACTGTTTCGATAGATGAGGAAAGCATGCTGATTGCTCTCAATAAAGGCCCAGTCGTCGGTGCAGTTCTGTTCGATAGATCTATAGATGAATGTGGAAAG GAGACGCGGCGGCGGATTGGCGGATTTGGGGGAATTGCACGGTATTCCAGTGCTCCTCAAGGATACGATCGGGACGCGCGATTAGCTCAACAACACCGCCGGTTCCTACGCTCTGCTCGGATCGAAGGTGCAGCGCGACGCTGCGGTGGTGGAGCGGCGCCTTGA
- the LOC121750474 gene encoding uncharacterized protein LOC121750474, whose product MTDPSPTLTPAKRVECEVVTHSDEPPKRLHQSLSEDVGSDSDTDALFESGVTGVVEAEEDSDGPVPVPDDLKNSEDYKKYLQLITESEGYDCGSFDFPYFDYIIAPATQTLIDRNSVYVSPALDDYNKLHNRKLVFDSIEKMNLQFAPSCYNKYFVTFKVKDMDDGAALKTFQCSFMTFINGPSFEQFREKPTQT is encoded by the exons ATGACAGATCCCTCTCCTACTCTTACTCCGGCAAAGAGAGTCGAATGCGAGGTGGTGACACATTCCGACGAGCCGCCCAAGAGACTGCACCAATCACTTTCAGAGGATGTTGGATCGGATTCGGATACCGAT GCACTATTCGAAAGCGGAGTAACAGGAGTAGTAGAGGCAGAAGAAGATAGTGATGGGCCGGTGCCGGTGCCGGATGATCTTAAAAATAGTGAAGATTACAAGAAATACTTACAACTCATAACCGAGAGTGAA GGCTATGATTGTGGCTCCTTCGATTTCCCTTATTTTGACTATATTATAGCTCCAGCAACTCAGACGCTTATAGATAGAAACAGTGTTTATGTGTCACCTGCCCTCGACGACTACAACAAACTACAT AATAGGAAGCTGGTGTTTGATAGCATTGAGAAGATGAACCTCCAGTTTGCACCGAGCTGCTATAATAAGTATTTTGTGACCTTCAAAGTTAAGGACATGGATGATGGTGCTGCCCTCAAGACCTTCCAATGCAGCTTCATGACTTTCATTAATGGCCCTAGCTTTGAACAATTTCGTGAGAAACCAACCCAAACCTAG
- the LOC121750440 gene encoding uncharacterized protein LOC121750440 isoform X1: protein MAMTDPSPTLTPAKRVECEVVTHPDEPPKRLHQSLSEDVGSDSDIDALFESGVTRVVEVEEEESDGEVPDDLKNSEDYKKYLQLITESDGYDCGSFDFPYFDYIIAPATQTHIDRNSVYVSPALDDYNKLHNRKLVFDSIEKMNLQFAPCCYNKYFVTFKVKDMDDGAALKTFQCSFMTFINGPTIEQFREKPTQP from the exons ATGGCGATGACAGATCCCTCTCCTACTCTTACTCCGGCAAAGAGAGTCGAATGCGAGGTGGTGACACATCCCGACGAGCCGCCTAAGAGACTGCACCAATCACTTTCAGAGGATGTTGGATCGGATTCGGATATCGAT GCACTATTCGAAAGCGGAGTAACAAGAGTAGTAGAGGTAGAAGAAGAGGAAAGTGATGGGGAGGTGCCGGATGATCTTAAAAATAGTGAAGATTACAAGAAATACTTACAACTCATAACCGAGAGTGAC GGCTATGATTGTGGCTCCTTCGATTTCCCTTATTTTGACTATATTATAGCTCCAGCAACTCAGACGCATATAGATAGAAATAGTGTTTATGTGTCACCTGCCCTCGACGACTACAACAAACTACAT AATAGGAAGCTGGTGTTTGATAGCATTGAGAAGATGAACCTCCAGTTTGCACCGTGCTGCTATAATAAGTATTTTGTGACCTTCAAAGTTAAGGACATGGATGATGGTGCTGCCCTCAAGACCTTCCAATGCAGCTTCATGACTTTCATCAATGGCCCTACTATTGAACAATTTCGTGAGAAACCAACCCAACCCTAA